Genomic window (Cellulosilyticum lentocellum DSM 5427):
AAGAATGAGCGTATTTCCCTCCATAGTTGCACTGCTTAGGGAGTTATAACTGTTACTGGTAACCGTAAATACAGGCGTACCGCCAGGAGTCAGCGGATAACCACTGGTTTGAGTCAGGTCAAGACGTAGGGCGTAGTTATCTTGATTCTTTACCATTGTTGCAGGGCTGTTCAAGGTAAATGCGTCAGCTTTCAAGATTTCTACTGTTGTGGAGATTTCTTCAACCGGCTGCTTTAGAGTATAGTTGCCTGCCATTGGCCCTGCCAGTGTCATGTTGCCAATGTTAATTGCATTGTAAGTGCCTGCGTCAGAGCCATTAAGGGTTCCTGTCAATCCATTGGTGTCTACATAGACCTCATCAGAATTTATAATGCCATTTAGTTTGGCATTTGTGATAGCCACTGTATTTTCGCCATCATACTTTTTATTCGAACCGGTGACCTCGGAGAGAGTTAGTTCTTTCGGTAGGATAGTCGGTTTCAGCTTGCGCGTTAATTGACCGTAGCTGTCAGGATTTTCAGAAGGTATAAACACGACAGTGTATTCTGTTGTATCGTTTACAGTTGGATAAATACTGTCTGCATTGTTGATTTTGTCATCCAATACCCAGCTTCCCGCTATGCCAGATGTCCCAGAATCAATAGTAAGGTTGCTTAAGGGAGTTCCATAAACTGCACTGTTAAAACTTGGCTCGCCACCAGCAGGCAGTGCTTTTTCAGTGGTAAAGCTTAAATCCTGTGTAGTCATATTGCCTGCCTTATCCTTGACCGTTGCGGTAAAGTCGTATTGTGTGTTAGGAGACAGATTTGAAATGCTAAATACACCGTTGTCACCACTGGTGATTGTAGGTTCACTGCCGCCGCTGGTTTTAGACAGTTCATAGCTGGCTATGTCAGAACCGTCGTCATTGGCATTTACGGTAACGATTGCTGCATTGTCAGTTATATTTGAATTGTTGATTGCTGATATTGTAGGTGCCGTTGAATCTCGCTTAATCTCAATAGTCTTAGATGCGGTGACACTGCCGTCCGCAGTCTTTTTGAGATAATAGGTGTAACTGCCATTCATATCCTCAGTGACAGTAAGGAAGTTTTGCCAATTTGCATTTTGCCCTATTTCTTTTGAAATCTGAAACCCATTTGGGGCATTGACAGTTACATCGCCGATGTACCAGTTATCATTGCCCTTATTGGTGTCTGCCAGAACGGCTGCTTCCGTTGTTTCCAATTGTTGAATTGTGAAGCTGGCGGAGGTCGTAGTAAAGAATACAAGATTACCTCCCTCGGCATATCTCTGGTCTTTGTTTCGTATGGTTACGGTGGCAGTGCCTGGCTCAATATTGTTACTGTATTCTATATCGCAGTATTCCTTGAGAGCATACATATAGTAACGATTATCGGCAGTCACAATGTAAGGCTCAATGGCCTCTCCTGTGTAGGTGGCAGTATAGTTTTCGAATTGATTCGAAGAATCATCTGGTAGATAAAACAGAAGTTTAGGACTGTATGTCTCAGTGTAGACCAAGCTTTTCACCATAGTTAAGTTAGTTAGTTCTGAAAAAGTATAATTTTTCGAATTTTCTCCAGTTAATTCAAAGTTGTCCTGGAAGTAAATTGTTACATAATAAGTTCCAACCAAGTCATTTTCACGTTCAAATTCCTTTGGATTTATACTGGATTTTAAAGCAACACCGATTTTGCCTTTGTCTCGTTCCAGAATCTCTTCTTCTGATAAAGTAAGATTTTCTACAATTAATTCAACCTTTTTATTACCCACCTCGTATGCTCTAGGAAGAATACTGAGTCCATTAACCTGTGTTAATTTTTTAGGCTTAATCGTACCTACATTTCCAGATACTCCCTCCTCAATATAATAATTTTTAAGGATGGGGTATACATCACGTTCCAATCTATAAAATCCATAGTTACTAAAGACTACATTAATTCCTGTTCCAGCATCAGGGTTAGAAAAGGTGGAGATCATTTCTTTATCCGGTAGTCTGACTTCACTTAATGTTTTTATATTTTCAAAGATGTCAGCATCTTTACTTAAATATCCATGGAATAAACATGTAACATTGTAAGGAGTGCTGTCCAGATACGTTGTTCCGTCATATTGCTTTACCAATTCACCTCCAAGTGTCATTGTAAGGGCTCGCTTGTCAATATTGCAATTATATAGAGATAGCTCCGCTTCTCCATAGTAGGATGAGCTACTGAAAGTCACCTTATAGCGTTCTTTCACATTATTTCCAGCGAAAGCCATGCCAGAGGCATCAATATGCTGCGCACTACCCTCCAATAAACTCCATGAGAAAACACCTTCCTCATTTACGGGCTGACCGTCATATGTTACTTTTAGCAAATCGCAAAGATTATCTCCATAAGTTAATTTCTGAGAATTGCCAAGGGTGTTGCTGTCGTTATTAAAAGTTAGCGCTACAGATTGTTTTTCTGTTGTATCTGTATTAAATTTTAGTGATGACGGGGCACTGGTGTTAATGAGTGTCTCTCCATATGTCTCTTTCGGTATCCTAAGTGTATAGGAGTTATCTTTTTTTGCAGCGGTAATGCCATTAAATGTTACAGAAGAGATGTTCTCACCATTAATAGTAAGGAAAATGTCTTTCGTTGCGGAATATAGAGGTACTGACATTTCGCCATTTACTGTCAGAGCATTTTCTGAAGTATTCCAAGTACCATCATTCGTAGCATTACCTAAGTATAAACCCTGACCAGCTAGACCCGCTAAGGCAGAAGAGATACCAGCGGTACTACCCGATTGACTGACGCTTTGTAAATTTGCTCCACTGCCTTGGTAATTTAGAGTAGTTTTCGTTGCAGTGTAGCTGTTGGAATTGTTAGAGAATAAATAAGGAGATTTACCGGCAAGAGTTAAAAGTTCTAGAGTAGGGCGGTTCTCATCATGGTAATATATCTCCTTATTATAGTTTGCGGTATGGATAGTGCTAGTGCCATTGATGGTTTCTCTCACTAAGTAGTTATTATCGGCTACAACCTCTAAGGTGTCTGGAACTTCCTCATAAAGATTAAGGTCACTTATTGAAAATTGTGCATTGTAGTCACTTAATGCAAAGACTGTTGCAGGAGAATCATCACCGCCGCCCCAGTTATTGCGAGCAGGGTCATAGACTAGATAAACATATACCCTTTTTTTCAGGGGAGGGCTCGATTATTGCTCCGAAGGTAGCTTCGCCCCCGCCTGTTTTTTCCTGCACATAAGTTCCGCTATTTGGAAGAAGACTGCTATCTCCGACGATTGCAGGTTGATCACTACCTCCGACAGCATATTTTTCACGAGACAACTGTGGAGCGTAAGAATGTTGAGGGCTGTTGTCTACATAGGGAACCGGAGAATCAAAGATAAATAATCTGAAAACGCCGTCGTATTCGTAGTCACCCTTATCAGGTAGATTGACATTGAAAGTTAGCATTCGACTAGCTTCACTTGGTTTAAGAACGATACGAAAAAAGGTGGCACAGGAAGAATCACTTTGGGGTGGATTTTTAAAAGTAAAGTCCTTTGTTGAATTTCCAGAAGAGATTTGTGCATTCCTTGAATCTGAATTAGTGATTTTATCACCATCAATGGCAAAATATCCACTGTCATCATCATTTATAGAACCGCCATAGCGGTTATCCAGCAATGTCTGATTGCTGATAGCGTTAAGTAGATCATCATAAGATGTATTGCCCCATGCCGATGCTGTTATGGTCATTCCTGGCACTAGGCTTAGCACCAGGGTTAAGGTTAGTATCCAGCTTAATAGCCGTTTTTTCATATAAAATTCCTCCTATTGTTTTTTACTCTCTCGGAATCTCCAACCCTTGATTTGTAAGGTTTTGAAGATTCTTTTTTATTAAAATCTCCCACTTTTTCTTTGGTTTTAAGTAAAAATTACTTTTCAAATCACATTATTCTATTTTGATTTTTGTAATAATCACTTGAGATTCCGAGAGAGCATTTTTTTATTTCCCCATATACCGATAAAGCAAGGTAATGATCTGCGCACGAGTGCAGCCGCCATCGGGGCTGAATGCCGTGTCAGACGTACCCTTTGTGATATCCTTTTCCACTGCCCACAGGACTGCATTGTAGTAATAGGCATCCTTAGACACATCTGCAAACGGATTTGCGGATATGGACGTGGTTTCTCCCGCCGCACGCCACAGGAAGGTCATGCTCTGGCTGCGTGTCACAGTATCGTTAGGGCTGAAGGTTGTTGGAGAAGTACCCTTCACGATGCCTTTTTCCACCGCCCAGAGGACGGCCTTATAATAGTAATCATCTGCGGAAACGTCGGTAAACGGACAATTTGCGGAGGCCGGCTCCGGTGATCCCTCGGCGCGCCACAGGAAGGTGACCGCCTGCGCACGGGTGCAAATTTTATCCGGGCTGAACGTGGTGCCTGTTGTGCCACTTGTAATGCCTTTTTCTGTTGCCCACAGCACTGCGTCATGATAATATGCGCTGTCCGCTACATCGACAAAGGGATTTGCGCTCTGTACCGTTTTTTCCGTCCACTTGGCGTAAACGGTAGTGCCTTTGGTCAAGGTCACGCTGGTGACCTTAGTGGTCAGCGCCGTGTCGGCATACCAGCCGTCAAAATTATAGCCTTCGCGGGTTGGCTTGTAGCCGCTCAAGTCAACGACCGTGCCGGAAGCCTTGGATACGCCGGAAATTGCCGTGCCTCCGTTTGTTACAAAAGTTAGCGTGTAGCTGGTGCTGCTGCCGGATGCGCCGCCGCCATTATTGTTATTCCCACCTCCGTTATCATCGTTTCCGCCGGATGTCGCAGCCTTGACAAAGGTAAGCTTTCCTGTTCTTGCACCGGACAGGGTTACGGGGGTGTTGCTTTCATCCGTCACTGACAGGGTTCCGCCGGTAGCAACAAGGCTCCAGTATTTTGCTTGAGTACCTGTAACAGACGCAACAACCGTACCGGAGGGGGCTCCCGCCAGTGCGAGAACATTGCTCTGTGATTTGTTAGAGGTGCTGTCCACAATACAGAAGGGCGCGATTGTGGCGTTGGTAATCAGCTTGCTTGTATCGTCCACTGTCAGCTTTCCGCCGATGATGTATACGCCGTAGTCGCAGTTGGTGGTCAGCGTGGAGCCGCCGGTGACGTTCACACCGGTCAGCGCTTCCACGCCGATGGAGTCGCCGTTGGCGGTCATAGACGCGCCGCTTTGTACATTCACCGTATCGCACATCACCGCATAGCCGTAAGGGGATGAAACGTTCAGTTGGGTTCCCGCGCCGGTGACAGTCAATGTGCCGTCTGCTCCGCCGGAAGCTCCTAAAAATATGTCATCGCCCACCGTAACCTGCGCGCCGCCCTGAACGGTTACGGCATCTCCGTTTGTTCCTCCTCTGATGCCTCCGCTGATGGTCAAAGGCGCCGGACCGCCAAGAGTTATGTTCAGCGCTGTGTAGGCTTCTCCACCAAGCCCTCCGCCTATTATTGTAGTGTCAGTCGTGTCGACAATTGTTCCGGAAGGCAGCGTCAGATCCCCGGGAATATAGGCATCGCCCAACGTCAGCGTTTTGCTGTCTGAATTCCAAGCGTAGCCGTCGTTTTCTACGGTTTTGCCGCTGTGTTCGCCGCTTGTCAGGTCAAGGCCTGAATCCGCATCGCCGATCTGTTTCACCGCTGCGCCGTCGTTGGTGTAGGTATCCCACGCGGTGGGCGAGCCATCTTCATATGCCGTCGCAACCCGCACAATGCCGGTTCCTGAAAGGGGCAGTGACGCAATCTGTGCCGCCGTTGTACCCTGAGGCAGCATGATGTAGTTATTATTCACAATGGACGCGCCTGTTCCGATGCTCATATCGGAAAGGCTGGCTCCCTCGCTGAAAAAAAGTTCCCCATATCCGGCATTCACGGTCAAGACCGCGCCGGGCATCAGCACCAGCTTATCGGCTGCGGTTACATAAACAGCATTCGTCGAATAATCGCCGTACACCGTATTTGTGATAACGTCGCCTGTCTTTGTCGAATACATAAGGCTTGCGGTCACACCGCTGTCGATGGTCAGCTCGGCGGAAGAAGCGGTGTTTTCAATCCTGCCGATTAAGCGTCCGCTTCCGGTAATGTGAATTTCCTTAGAAACGCTTATCCAAATAATTTCATTGTATCCCTCCACGCGAACGGTAACCGGCTCATCCGGTAACACAATGCCGCCTTGCAGATAACCGGTGTTGCTCATGCCATGAAGCGTCAACACGGCATTTTCGCTGTCGGTTGCCGGGGTGTAAATGATATATGCGTCGTCCGCCGACGATTTATAATAGGTGGCTTCTGTGGGCGGAGTTGTAAGATCCAATGAGCCTTGAGCATTCAGCTCTCCGCCGTCCGCGTAAAATTCGCCGTTTACATAGACCTTGTAGCGGTCGTCCTCAGGGAATTCGCCCATGGAGTACAGCTTGACAACGCCGCTGCCGGTGATGTTCAATGCCGCGACATCTGCGGCGTTGTATTCGTAAGGCAGAAGAAGGGTGCCGTTGTTGAGGAGGGTTCCCTCGTTGGTGACAGAGGAAGTTGAATTTGGCACATAAAACTCACGGCCCGGCTGAACGGTCAAGAGGCTGCCGCTGCCGATTATCAGGCCGCCTAAAACAAAGCTTATCTCATCAGCGGTAAATGAGGAGCTTTCGCCGCTCATAACCAGATTGCCGCGAATCATGACATATCCGTAGGCGGTAAGGGAGCTTCCGTCGTTTATGGTAAGGTTCCTTGCGGCACTCTCATTTTCGTCATCTTCAAGAAAACCCACCGAAAGCGCATCGCCGTATTCTCCGCCTGTAGCGGATACTTCTGCGCCGTTTTCCAAAAGCACATTTCCGGTGTCAGTTATTCCATAGCAGCTGCCGTACATAGTGACTTTTCCGCCGGAAATAATCAGGTTCTCAACGCTTGAGGTGCATTGCCATGCGGAAACATACAGAGAATCATTATCGCCGCCTTGTATGATGACGGACTGCGGCAGACCGGAGCTGTTATCGCCTGCATCAATGCCTACGCCGCTCTCTGTATTTGTGTTAGTTAAATAGTTACTGCCCTCAAGCTTAATGATAGTATCCGCGCCCAAGTCCAGAGGAGTGTCACTGCTGGTGATTTCCGCGTTGTGCAGCGTCAGCACGGCGGGCGTATCATTCTGCGCCGGTGTAAACAGCGCATAGCCGTCCCCCGCCTTGTAATAGGTGGAATAAGCAGGAAGAGTGTTTAAATCCAGACCGCTTGACGATATGTCAGGGCCGGACGCCTGCACCTGCAGAACACCGTCCGCAATAGTTGTTGTGCCATTAGAAACGATTGTTCCTCCGATAATCATTCCCGCATCGCCAATATTGACATTGCCGTATGCAGAAATGGCGGAGGACGCGTCGCTTGCGGCGGCGACAATCACCCTATCCGCCTTGAGGGTGAGATTCCCCGTGTTAAGCGCATTTCTCCCGTCGCCCCCGCCGGATATGCTGATTTCCGTGCAGTTACCGCCCTCAGGGTTGGTAACGGACACGTCTTCGCCGCTCATGCCATATCCGTTGCCGGTGGCGGCAATATTGACCTTCTCTGCCTTGATTTCCGCCGTGCCGAAACCGGCAATACCGTCCTGCCCTTGCGCGTCCAGCGTGCCTCCCGCAAGAATGTTCAGTGCATAACTATTGCTTCCGGCAATCACATTTTGACCTAAGGATTCCGCCGTCAGCGTAATATCACCCTCAGGCGCTGAAAGCCCCAGATACGTTTTGACACCGGCGATGGCTTGATAATCCTCGCTGTTGACGGTGATGTCCCCGGTTTGCGAGGTGAGGCTAATCTGTGACTCGTTTCCGTCACCTCCTTGCACACATTCCGTCAGGGAAATGTCATTTTTCGCGTAAACAGAAATTTGGTTACCTACCGACGTATACAAGGAATATGCTCCGCCGCTGATGGAAACCGCGCCCTTCGGAACGGATATCATAATGTCAGTTCCGACTTTGATACCATAATCCCCGGTTCCGCTGATATTGACATCTCCGTTTTCGGCACTAAGGCTCACGCCGCCGCCGAAGCATTGAATGTAATATCCATTCATGGTAATGCTTTCTGCGGTTGCATTAAGCTGCCCTCCGCAGCTGACCATTTGCCATTGGGATTGAACAGTCAGACTGCCGTCAATGTCAACGGCCACGCTGCCTGTTCCGTTGGTGGATATGCCGTAATAGCCCGTCAGGGTTAAATCCCCGGCACCGCTGATGGTGATATCCTTGCCGTCAGTTCTGTTGTAAACAGCATAGCCGTTGTCGTTCGTGGTACCTGTTCCGATTCGGTTGCTTGTGCCTTCCAATACAATCTCTAAATCATACCCGTTGACATCAATGGCATGGGTAGAATAAGAATTGTTTGCAATGGCGGCATCCTTTAATGTCACGGTAACGGTTGTATCGGTATCGTCTTTCGTCACATGGACATTCCAATTGTCCGCGTTCGCGTCCGCGGTGCTTACTGTACCGCTTTCGTCCGTGAGGGCGTACCAGTCGCCAGTTTCAACGGCTGTGCCGCCGATTTCAACCGCCGGATCGTCCGCCGCCAGTGCCGACATCGGCAGAAGGCTCAGTGCCATGCAAAAGCACAGCAATATGCTTAAAATTCGTTTTTTCATGTTGTTCCTCCTTCAGAAACTCTTGTATGGATTGTTTTTAAAATACCTTGTATTGTTTGCTCCGTATTCGGTGGACCGGTGCCGTAGAAGGTTACACCAATCCGTTTCGCTTCCGGCTCAAATTCCCTGCGGCTGCACAGCCAAAGGATGGGTAACGCGCGGTTCTGTGTCCGCAGATAATCACAGGCGGTAAGTCCCTTTGCTCCGGGATAGCCCACGATGGCAAACGCTACAGGTGGACCGTCCCTCAGAAAGTACGCCAGCTTTACATCACCGCGTCGCTCCGGTTCGTCACCAAAGCGTAAGAGACGGAATTCGCCGCAGTGTTCCAGTGTACTGACAAGTTCTTCCTCTATCCCGCACAGCGCAATGTTTTTTGTCATTTTGCGGTTTCCTCCTCTCCTTTTCCCGAAATCTTCAAACATCCTGCCACTGCTTCCCGAAGCTGAACATCGGATACCGTCCGGCGCAGAAAACAGGTTACACGGTACTGATAGCCGAACAGGCTGTAATCCTCATCGGAAATCCACAGAAGAGGAACGTCCGGTGCTTTTTCTCTGAGACGACGTACCGCTTCCAGTCCCGCCACACCGTTTAACACGACAATGAGCAGCGAAAACGGCTTTAATTCCAGTATCTTTAGAAGTGCCCCTGCGCTATTACACTCCGTAATTTCAATCTTTTGTGGGAGAGCCGCCGTTACCAGACGGTTTTCCCAGACGTCCTCTTCCAAGAACGCCGCGCACAATGCGACATTCACGCGATCTCCTCCTTCCTTAAAATGCAAATAAAAAACTACCGCACCTCTTCCACCGAAGAAGTATGATAGTTTTTATTAGGGTATCATTTTGTCAAGTGTTTTTCAATGGGTTATGATCAAGCGGTCGAAAATCTGCACAAGCGGTTATTTTTTTCCTGAAATATATGGTATAATGTTAACTGGATAATTATGTACAGAAGGAGGGATTTCAAATGAATGCGGCAATCGTAGATGATATGGCTACTGAGTGTGAAATACTCCGCAGCCTTTTGAAGCAATATGAAACCAATCAACATCAACCAATGCAAATTACAGAATTCCACAGTGGCAGGGAATTGCTTGCCGATTACATACCGGGCAGCTATGACGTTGTCTTTATGGATATTTATCTGAACAACGAAAACGGCGTGGACTGCGCCTTGAAACTGCGGCAGCTGGACGAGAATCTGAATCTTATTTTCCTTACCACCAGCTCAGAATTTGGTGTAAAAAGCTACGATGTCCGTGCAGCGGATTACATCGTAAAACCAGCCACATTGGACAAACTCTCAAGGGCACTGCACTATTGCAAGATTGCAGAGCCGCAGAGCGTTCCCTCTATTACGGTTACCACAAGGAATCAGCTGTTGGAAATCACGCTGGACAGGATTCTCTATGCGGATTATCAGAACCGCTGTGCTTGTATCCATTTAAAGGACTGTCTCGTTCCGGTATCCGGCAGCTTCTCGGAGCTTACCGATAAACTTTGCTCCTATCCGCAGTTTATGTCCTGCTTTAAGGGCATTGTTATTAACCTAAAGGAGGTGCGGGAGCTTGGCAGCGATTCTCTCATCCTGAAAAATGGAGAGCAGCTGCCGGTCAGCCGCCGCTTGCAACGTCAGGTACAGCAGCAGCGCCTGAGTCTCTCCGCCGGTTCGCTGCGGGGGGAGGGAATATGAAGCAGATACTTGCACTGATTTTAACCGCTTTTCTGGTTTGTACAGCACTTGCACCGCCTGTACTGGCGGCAGAGGATGCGGTTCTGCCTTCCGAAACCACAGATACTGTTACCGATTGCGGAAGCGGTGCTGTTTCGGATGACAGTATAGACACCGCGACTCCTTCCGCTGCAGATATGGTCACGGATGGTGATGAAACCGGCGGTACAGACGACAGCAGTGTCAGAGCGGACGGAACTGAAGACAGCGCCGTTCCTGACACCTTTGACTATACCGGCAGCATCATTTCCTATACTACCCCGAATGCTTTTACAAGTACGTTCCATACGGATTGCGGCGATACCGACTTTACGCAGTTACATAATCAACTGGATTCTATCAGCATTTCTGCCACAGCGGAAAAGGATGGTTCTTCCTATCCGCTTACATTGTCTGTTGCATGGGATTTCAGCACATTGGATGCAGAGACACCCGGTACTTACACTGTGATTGGAAACATTTCCATTCCAGCCGGAGCAACGCTTTTGGAAGGACTAGAAAATACGGTCTTCATTTCCGTACAGGTAACTGCTCCGCTACTTACCGTAACGCCTGCTGCAATCACTCTGACCAGCTTTGATGAACCAGATCGGACAGATGCCGTGGCATTCCCCGTAGGAACCACGCAGGAGGAGCTTTCCACTTGGTTTGCCGATTCCATCGCAGGCTTCATCGGCTATGACGCAGAGGGCAATCCCTATGACTTAATCTCAGGTGCATGGTCTTTGGATACCGTGGATACTGTTACGGCTGGCGTGTACTATGCTTTTACATCACCTGACCTTGGAACAGAGTATACTCTGGCAGACGGTGTTTCTCTGCCCCGGCAGCTTTGCGCGGTTTCCATTCAGGTTCCCGGTGAACCGGATATTAACTGCTGTGTAGCGGGACGTGGCTTTCTGCACTTTCCGTGGGTGCTTTCTGCCGCACAGGAGGAACAGCTGGTGGAGTTTGCTGTATGGCTACGGCAAGATGGCGGAGAATGGACAAGCCTAAATGATGGCTTCCTGTCTGTCTCCGATGGTCTCCAGCTTTCCCAGCGAGTGCTTACCTATGGAAGCACTTATGAGCTTAAAGTGACCTATCCCGGCGGTCAGACCGGTGTTCTGACCTTTCAATATGACGGGGAGCTTAGTATTCTTGATTATTCCGGTGGTGACCGGGATGGCGGCGATGTAAATGGAGGAGGTTCAGGAACCGGTACACAACCTGCTCCAACCCCCACAAATCCGCCCGATAATTCCAATGAGGATAGCAATTCAGGTAATGATAATGATTCGCCTGATACGAGCGATTCCTCCTCAGATACAGATGAGCCCTCACAGGATTCAGGCTCCTCATCAGGAGAACAACAGAAACCGCAGGGAGGACAGAATTCCTCAACTGGTGAAAATGAGCCGTCTCCATCTGCTCCTGAGTCCCCCGGTGACTCTCAAA
Coding sequences:
- a CDS encoding YDG domain-containing protein, coding for MRETINGTSTIHTANYNKEIYYHDENRPTLELLTLAGKSPYLFSNNSNSYTATKTTLNYQGSGANLQSVSQSGSTAGISSALAGLAGQGLYLGNATNDGTWNTSENALTVNGEMSVPLYSATKDIFLTINGENISSVTFNGITAAKKDNSYTLRIPKETYGETLINTSAPSSLKFNTDTTEKQSVALTFNNDSNTLGNSQKLTYGDNLCDLLKVTYDGQPVNEEGVFSWSLLEGSAQHIDASGMAFAGNNVKERYKVTFSSSSYYGEAELSLYNCNIDKRALTMTLGGELVKQYDGTTYLDSTPYNVTCLFHGYLSKDADIFENIKTLSEVRLPDKEMISTFSNPDAGTGINVVFSNYGFYRLERDVYPILKNYYIEEGVSGNVGTIKPKKLTQVNGLSILPRAYEVGNKKVELIVENLTLSEEEILERDKGKIGVALKSSINPKEFERENDLVGTYYVTIYFQDNFELTGENSKNYTFSELTNLTMVKSLVYTETYSPKLLFYLPDDSSNQFENYTATYTGEAIEPYIVTADNRYYMYALKEYCDIEYSNNIEPGTATVTIRNKDQRYAEGGNLVFFTTTSASFTIQQLETTEAAVLADTNKGNDNWYIGDVTVNAPNGFQISKEIGQNANWQNFLTVTEDMNGSYTYYLKKTADGSVTASKTIEIKRDSTAPTISAINNSNITDNAAIVTVNANDDGSDIASYELSKTSGGSEPTITSGDNGVFSISNLSPNTQYDFTATVKDKAGNMTTQDLSFTTEKALPAGGEPSFNSAVYGTPLSNLTIDSGTSGIAGSWVLDDKINNADSIYPTVNDTTEYTVVFIPSENPDSYGQLTRKLKPTILPKELTLSEVTGSNKKYDGENTVAITNAKLNGIINSDEVYVDTNGLTGTLNGSDAGTYNAINIGNMTLAGPMAGNYTLKQPVEEISTTVEILKADAFTLNSPATMVKNQDNYALRLDLTQTSGYPLTPGGTPVFTVTSNSYNSLSSATMEGNTLILVVNKMQNYTSDAVTIDVTGMDNYENSTITVNVDYTDKVPVTISGVTVTDKSYDGNEISYSGTPVSTSNDTEITPSGYTYTWQTASGQTLSAAPKNAGNYKLIISVDNNDPAYMGSEVVNFTISKATINITADNKTAYINDTKPTLTYTVSGLAPNEELKKLPNLTCDSDMGKSNTYTIAVSDAAVPEGDNYNEKIIYHNGVLTVIKSSSGGSSGGSSGGSSGGSSASASTALVSSDFGTVSVSATVSNSTATISVTDTQLSMIASAAKNTGTMKINVSALDVNAIVIPSKLVSAVDNASTSASLEVVLSNGTVTLDKTALNAIKDKGDVKSSVEAVDHAKLSDTQKEALGKQTNTAVVVDVNIYVNGTKTSTFHNGKIHVSVPYMLKSGENADSITVWFINDDGTIEPKSGTYNDGTVEFTTDHLSQYLIVSFPFADVDQNTWSYGSVAYAYNNGLFSGTSATTFSPNTAMTRQMIWMVLARMDGRMPTDMDDARHWAMENGISDGSSPTNSINREQLAAILYRYAAYKKYDTTQGGMAIREFADYDGVSVYAQTSLSWAVNVGLIKGSNNKLMPHGDATRAQVAAILMRLIQNTEK
- a CDS encoding response regulator gives rise to the protein MNVALCAAFLEEDVWENRLVTAALPQKIEITECNSAGALLKILELKPFSLLIVVLNGVAGLEAVRRLREKAPDVPLLWISDEDYSLFGYQYRVTCFLRRTVSDVQLREAVAGCLKISGKGEEETAK
- a CDS encoding response regulator yields the protein MTKNIALCGIEEELVSTLEHCGEFRLLRFGDEPERRGDVKLAYFLRDGPPVAFAIVGYPGAKGLTACDYLRTQNRALPILWLCSRREFEPEAKRIGVTFYGTGPPNTEQTIQGILKTIHTRVSEGGTT
- a CDS encoding S-layer homology domain-containing protein; amino-acid sequence: MKKRILSILLCFCMALSLLPMSALAADDPAVEIGGTAVETGDWYALTDESGTVSTADANADNWNVHVTKDDTDTTVTVTLKDAAIANNSYSTHAIDVNGYDLEIVLEGTSNRIGTGTTNDNGYAVYNRTDGKDITISGAGDLTLTGYYGISTNGTGSVAVDIDGSLTVQSQWQMVSCGGQLNATAESITMNGYYIQCFGGGVSLSAENGDVNISGTGDYGIKVGTDIMISVPKGAVSISGGAYSLYTSVGNQISVYAKNDISLTECVQGGDGNESQISLTSQTGDITVNSEDYQAIAGVKTYLGLSAPEGDITLTAESLGQNVIAGSNSYALNILAGGTLDAQGQDGIAGFGTAEIKAEKVNIAATGNGYGMSGEDVSVTNPEGGNCTEISISGGGDGRNALNTGNLTLKADRVIVAAASDASSAISAYGNVNIGDAGMIIGGTIVSNGTTTIADGVLQVQASGPDISSSGLDLNTLPAYSTYYKAGDGYALFTPAQNDTPAVLTLHNAEITSSDTPLDLGADTIIKLEGSNYLTNTNTESGVGIDAGDNSSGLPQSVIIQGGDNDSLYVSAWQCTSSVENLIISGGKVTMYGSCYGITDTGNVLLENGAEVSATGGEYGDALSVGFLEDDENESAARNLTINDGSSLTAYGYVMIRGNLVMSGESSSFTADEISFVLGGLIIGSGSLLTVQPGREFYVPNSTSSVTNEGTLLNNGTLLLPYEYNAADVAALNITGSGVVKLYSMGEFPEDDRYKVYVNGEFYADGGELNAQGSLDLTTPPTEATYYKSSADDAYIIYTPATDSENAVLTLHGMSNTGYLQGGIVLPDEPVTVRVEGYNEIIWISVSKEIHITGSGRLIGRIENTASSAELTIDSGVTASLMYSTKTGDVITNTVYGDYSTNAVYVTAADKLVLMPGAVLTVNAGYGELFFSEGASLSDMSIGTGASIVNNNYIMLPQGTTAAQIASLPLSGTGIVRVATAYEDGSPTAWDTYTNDGAAVKQIGDADSGLDLTSGEHSGKTVENDGYAWNSDSKTLTLGDAYIPGDLTLPSGTIVDTTDTTIIGGGLGGEAYTALNITLGGPAPLTISGGIRGGTNGDAVTVQGGAQVTVGDDIFLGASGGADGTLTVTGAGTQLNVSSPYGYAVMCDTVNVQSGASMTANGDSIGVEALTGVNVTGGSTLTTNCDYGVYIIGGKLTVDDTSKLITNATIAPFCIVDSTSNKSQSNVLALAGAPSGTVVASVTGTQAKYWSLVATGGTLSVTDESNTPVTLSGARTGKLTFVKAATSGGNDDNGGGNNNNGGGASGSSTSYTLTFVTNGGTAISGVSKASGTVVDLSGYKPTREGYNFDGWYADTALTTKVTSVTLTKGTTVYAKWTEKTVQSANPFVDVADSAYYHDAVLWATEKGITSGTTGTTFSPDKICTRAQAVTFLWRAEGSPEPASANCPFTDVSADDYYYKAVLWAVEKGIVKGTSPTTFSPNDTVTRSQSMTFLWRAAGETTSISANPFADVSKDAYYYNAVLWAVEKDITKGTSDTAFSPDGGCTRAQIITLLYRYMGK
- a CDS encoding LytR/AlgR family response regulator transcription factor is translated as MNAAIVDDMATECEILRSLLKQYETNQHQPMQITEFHSGRELLADYIPGSYDVVFMDIYLNNENGVDCALKLRQLDENLNLIFLTTSSEFGVKSYDVRAADYIVKPATLDKLSRALHYCKIAEPQSVPSITVTTRNQLLEITLDRILYADYQNRCACIHLKDCLVPVSGSFSELTDKLCSYPQFMSCFKGIVINLKEVRELGSDSLILKNGEQLPVSRRLQRQVQQQRLSLSAGSLRGEGI